The Rickettsiella endosymbiont of Dermanyssus gallinae genomic interval CCATTATTGCTGGCAATCCTGGTTTAGGGAAATCACAAATTACCGCGTATATGGCCGCAGTTGTTTCGAGCGGCGGTGTTTGGCCAGTAGAACAAACCCAATGCCAATCGGGGGGTGTTATTTTTCTTTCGGCAGAAGATGATCCTGCCGATACCATCAGGCCGCGTTTAGAAGCAGTAGGTGCTTATTTAAACAAAGTTTATATTATCAAGCTCGTTAAAAATAAAAAACAAGACAAAGAAGTTAAGCGCAGTTTTAATCTTAAAACAGACTTACCTAATTTAGAGAAATTGCTGAACGAGTTAAAAGATATTGCACTGATTATCATTGATCCCATTACGGCTTATTTAGGTCAAACAGACAGTTATAACAATGCTGAAGTGAGAAACTTACTGATGCCATTAAGTGATCTGGCCGCTAAGTATAACGTCGCTGTCGTGGCAGTTTCCCATCTCAATAAAAACTCAGGACAAGACCCGTTATTGCGAGTAGCTGGCAGTTTGGCTTTTGTAGCCGCAGCACGCACGGCGTTTGTGGTGACTCATGACCCAAATGATAAAAAGCGCCGTTTTTTATTTCCTGTCAAAAACAATATTGCTGAAGATAAAAACGGCTTTGCTTTTTCGATTCAATCTTGTTGGTTAGATAATAACCAATTCGGCAGTTCAAAGATTGTTTGGGAAGACGAAATGATTAGCGAAGAGGTTATGAACACCATGAGTTCATCCAGCGAACCGGAAGATAACAGCATATTAAAAGAAGCAATAGATTTTCTGAGTAATGAGTTGGCTTATAGCGCGCGAAGCGTTAGTCAGTTAAAGAAAGCGACGAATGAATATGGCCTCTCTTGGGCAAGTGTCATTAGAGCAAAAACAGCTTTAAGGATTATTCCCAAAAAATCAGCTTTTACAGGCGGATGGATGTGGTCTTTACCGGACGAGCTTAAAAAGGACAATCAGCAGAATAAGTTGGTTCCTTTTAAAGAGCCTATTTCTGATTTATCGAAGGAGATCAAAAATCCTAATACAAAAAACTTGATCTCCTTGATCTCCTTCGGAGAAGAAGATCACCTTGGGCAAGATTTAAACAAAATAGAGGATGAAATAGAGCAAAATTTAAACACAAACAACGTAGTGGTCGAAGAAGATCAAGGAGATCAAATTATTTGTGAAGGGGATATTGATCATCTTCAGCAAAATTTGAACAGTTCGGAAAACGAACAAGATTTTTATATCGATATACAACAAGGGGAAGATAACGATGCGTACTAATCTACTTACTCATATTAATCCTTTATTCAAACACGTAAGAGGTAAATTTATGTTCATTGTAAAGTTACTACACGAGGTAATACGTTATCCGGTGCAATTGCGGCAAAATTACAAAGAAAGAAAATTGCTCAAG includes:
- a CDS encoding AAA family ATPase, whose product is MSNPACYSSQAEQAIIGSLLLDNTTWDDVQQKQLTFKDFYRREHQVLFDLISKKLVQGECIDALMLQDEIKLIPELKDLNIELYVLELLRQTYRTSNITSYAEIVKEHSQRRQFKEVLGYLDKHANEGDIKTLVQQAHQELAHLVYAPLPEHHGISYQRFLDIEPQAINWLWPNQIARGKVSIIAGNPGLGKSQITAYMAAVVSSGGVWPVEQTQCQSGGVIFLSAEDDPADTIRPRLEAVGAYLNKVYIIKLVKNKKQDKEVKRSFNLKTDLPNLEKLLNELKDIALIIIDPITAYLGQTDSYNNAEVRNLLMPLSDLAAKYNVAVVAVSHLNKNSGQDPLLRVAGSLAFVAAARTAFVVTHDPNDKKRRFLFPVKNNIAEDKNGFAFSIQSCWLDNNQFGSSKIVWEDEMISEEVMNTMSSSSEPEDNSILKEAIDFLSNELAYSARSVSQLKKATNEYGLSWASVIRAKTALRIIPKKSAFTGGWMWSLPDELKKDNQQNKLVPFKEPISDLSKEIKNPNTKNLISLISFGEEDHLGQDLNKIEDEIEQNLNTNNVVVEEDQGDQIICEGDIDHLQQNLNSSENEQDFYIDIQQGEDNDAY